The DNA sequence CACACAGGGACAATATCCCGGACAGACCAGGACAAAATCCGGCCACATCGGGACAAAATTCTGTCTTGACCCCCACACGCCCTTTTCGAAAATACGAATTGCACTCAACAGACCATGCAGGGCCAGAGCCTGCGTGCCTGCCCGCCTGGAAATATTCCATTCGTTTCGCCTTCCAAGGGAACCACGGACTGCGCACCAACCCTGAGCGGAATGGCGCTAGCCACCAGTAAAAACAAGACAAGGCAGGAATAATACGCGCAGGCACAACCCAGGAAAGGTAAACATCCGCCACCGGATTCATAACCAAACCAGCAAGAAAAGGGGTGGGCTCGGATGCAATCCGAGCCGAGCGTAGCGAGCAAGAGGTCTCAGCGAACGCGAACAGTCCAGAGAAAAGTCGCCCACCTCAACATTCAGAACATGAGGCACGCTTTCCCACAATAGAACGCGTGCCCCGCAACCTCCTGTTGTCTCCGACAACCTCGAATTACATTCGAGGCCACCCAACCAGGTTAAATAGAAATTCATCGGGTGGGCTCTAATGCAATCCGAGCCGAGCGCAGCGAGCAAGAGGTCCCAGTTTAAACCTGTAATTCAGGGCAAAGCTTCCTACTTCCCATACAGAAAGTGAGTTACCCCTCCTCAACAGAACTCGAACCAGCCGCCTACTTCAGCAGAATCGTCTGTTCCCGATCGGGTCCGACAGAAACAATCTCAACCGGCTTACCAATGATATCTTCGATCGCCTTGATGTACGCGATCGCATTCTCAGGCAGATCTTCCATCTTGCGGATGCCGGTGATATCTTCTTTCCAGCCGGGAATCGAGCGATATACTGGCTTGGCCTGCTCCAGATCCAGAATGTGGCTCGGGAAGTCGGTGACCTGCGTGCCGTTCACGTCGTAAGCTTCGCAGACCTTGAGTTCGTCCAGTCCGCTCAGCACGTCCAGCAGCATGACGGCAATGCAGTCGACGCCACTGATATTCGCCCCGTATCGGGTAGCGACAGCGTCAAACCACCCGCAACGCCGCGGACGTCCGGTGACAGTACCGTATTCATTCCCCACGTCGCGAATCCGCTGCCCGATTTCATCATGCAGCTCGGTCACGAAAGGACCGCCGCCCACGCGTGTCGTATAGGCTTTCACCACGCCGATCATCTTGCTGATGTAACGCTCGGAAACACCACTGCCGTTGTGAATCCCGCAGCCGGAACTGTTGGAAGAAGTCACATACGGAAAGGTCCCGTGGTCAATATCCAGCAGGCTCCCCTGGGCTCCTTCGAACAGAATCTTCTTCTGCTCGGCAACCGCTTTCAGCAGATAAGCACTGGTATCGACGACGTGCGGCTTCAGAGTCTCGGCATAACCGCAATACTCTTCAAAGATCGCGTCGACGTTCAACGGCTCTGCTTCGGGATCGAGGGCCTGGAAAATCTTACTTTTATAAGCCACGATTTCTTCCAGACGAGCCCGGAAAAAGTCAGGACGCATCAGATCGCCCATCCGAATGGCATGGGTCCGGCTCGCTTTGTCGCGATAGCAGGTTCCGATGCCCCGCATGGTCGTGCCGATCGCGTTCTCTTTGCGGCTCTTTTCGAAAATGCTCTCTTCCTGCATATGATACGGGAAGATCACGTGGGCCCGGTCACTGATCAACAGCCGACTCGGATCAATCGGCCCGTTCTGTTCGACGATCGAAGCCACTTCCTGCAGAAACGCCTTGGGATTGATCACCACGCCGCCGGTAATAACGGAGGTGACATTCGGATTCAGCACCCCTGCCGGCAGCAGGGAGAGTTTATAGGTCTTGCCGTCAAATTTGACTGTGTGGCCTGCATTATTGCCCCCCAGGTAACGCACCACGATCTCGTGTTGCTCGGAGAGTAAGTCTACAATTTTGCCCTTGGCTTCATCGCCCCACTGTAACCCGATTACCGACGTCGCTGACACAAAACTATCCCATTGCGTGATTTAAGAATAAACAGATAAAGACATATTGATCTCGGACCATCCCGAAACTGGCGCACGCCACGCGCGCACCGGCCCATTTTATCGAACCGGCACCAGTTTGGGGAGCGCCACACGTCCGTTGGATCTTAATAATTGGATTTTCGCCAGCGGGGGTGATATAATACCTTCTGCACACTTCCCCAGCGCGGGCCACACCAGGATTTAAACGCCAGGCTAATGAACACTTCTCCTCAAAAACGTGTCCTCATCATCGACGATGATGAGGGTCTTACAGAGCCTTTACAGCTGGCCATCGAAGCAGAAGGGTATGAGGTGCTCACCGCCCACGATGGCAATGAAGG is a window from the Gimesia benthica genome containing:
- a CDS encoding adenylosuccinate synthase, whose product is MSATSVIGLQWGDEAKGKIVDLLSEQHEIVVRYLGGNNAGHTVKFDGKTYKLSLLPAGVLNPNVTSVITGGVVINPKAFLQEVASIVEQNGPIDPSRLLISDRAHVIFPYHMQEESIFEKSRKENAIGTTMRGIGTCYRDKASRTHAIRMGDLMRPDFFRARLEEIVAYKSKIFQALDPEAEPLNVDAIFEEYCGYAETLKPHVVDTSAYLLKAVAEQKKILFEGAQGSLLDIDHGTFPYVTSSNSSGCGIHNGSGVSERYISKMIGVVKAYTTRVGGGPFVTELHDEIGQRIRDVGNEYGTVTGRPRRCGWFDAVATRYGANISGVDCIAVMLLDVLSGLDELKVCEAYDVNGTQVTDFPSHILDLEQAKPVYRSIPGWKEDITGIRKMEDLPENAIAYIKAIEDIIGKPVEIVSVGPDREQTILLK